In Ruania zhangjianzhongii, the following proteins share a genomic window:
- a CDS encoding alpha/beta fold hydrolase, which produces MPTLKVNDTTIAYETSGDGPPLVFAHGLGLSREMWRGQIEHFSATNRVIAFDARGAGESGQLARGEDVLPRQAADLESLLDQLDVSRAVLCGVSYGGVLAQEFATTSADRLAGLVIVDSFPDSRLANPMQRIGLRVSAALAGPMLLLPPALMLPAVRQAYAQWPLAREVVTDGYATMRRVETARVRRAINRADYVPRLAQVSVPTRGIVGDTSPVLVELMHRLIDAVPNASLDVVPESFDPTNLCQPERFNALLEGFLAELGWTAHS; this is translated from the coding sequence ATGCCGACACTGAAGGTGAACGACACCACCATCGCCTATGAAACCAGCGGTGACGGGCCACCACTGGTCTTCGCTCATGGTCTCGGCCTGAGCCGGGAGATGTGGCGCGGGCAGATCGAGCACTTCAGCGCCACCAACCGGGTGATCGCTTTCGACGCGAGGGGCGCGGGTGAATCAGGCCAGCTGGCCCGGGGTGAGGATGTGCTTCCGCGCCAGGCCGCCGACCTCGAGTCCCTGCTGGACCAGCTGGACGTATCCCGGGCGGTGCTCTGCGGAGTCAGCTACGGCGGTGTGCTCGCCCAGGAGTTCGCCACTACCTCTGCGGACCGGCTCGCCGGCCTCGTGATCGTCGACTCGTTCCCGGACTCCCGGTTGGCGAATCCGATGCAGCGGATCGGGCTGCGGGTGAGCGCCGCGCTGGCCGGGCCGATGCTGTTGCTGCCGCCGGCCCTCATGCTTCCGGCCGTCCGGCAGGCGTACGCGCAGTGGCCGCTCGCCCGCGAGGTGGTGACCGACGGGTACGCGACGATGCGGCGGGTGGAGACTGCTCGGGTGCGGCGTGCGATCAACCGGGCCGACTACGTTCCGCGGTTGGCGCAGGTCTCCGTGCCGACGCGGGGCATCGTCGGTGACACCTCACCGGTGCTGGTGGAGCTGATGCACCGGTTGATCGATGCTGTGCCGAACGCTTCGCTCGATGTCGTGCCCGAGTCATTCGATCCCACCAACCTGTGTCAGCCGGAGCGGTTCAACGCACTGCTGGAGGGATTTCTCGCGGAACTGGGGTGGACGGCGCACAGCTGA
- a CDS encoding PspC domain-containing protein, producing MTSTPPPPRPAGTGAANGFFDSLRRLNMPRGQERWIGGVASGIASRLGIDPLIVRGVFLVITIFGGFGLLVYGIAWALLPEAADGRIHLQEAIRGRFDAALVGAAVFAVIGLSRVGFWWDGWVGIPFMVGMIALVALAVVVVTAIRNSSTSTPPGGTPPPGGGTPPGGGTPPPTAQPSSGGHVPFPTAQSGSGGHVPFPTAHPQQSGSAGFTTGPGTQTPQITSGEPGGQAGAGPWSEAHAGGPWSDEPSGSVTSTGTAKAAEPDGDERAADEDTTAAAAGTGTTTESESETDPAGKTEVSADPATAHLATDATPTVAYPGAATDAMPPASHPDAPTDAAYSSTTHADQTSTWPGHKDAGGGTAWATGASSAPPATPPPPPAGEPPPQPPKPRRGRPGPGSVLVRVTFGLALLVIAALVLAAHYFEWQTSPWLVALGGGLVIFGLGATLAGLLGRRSGSLGVIGTLLAIVLVPWAVSEPWLTQYNITDSSNYGDRYWSPQSADEAADGYNLAAGTVQVDLSDLADEQISSPIDIELGAGEVDLRIPDGMPVIVESTLTGEMTVINLTEWSAELNGEPVNLSERTDLGWNMGNSTELLLTSPEAEESDPITVTVDVGFGAIEVRELR from the coding sequence ATGACTTCGACTCCTCCCCCACCGCGGCCGGCCGGCACCGGCGCGGCCAACGGGTTCTTCGACTCCCTGCGCCGGCTGAACATGCCGCGCGGCCAGGAGCGATGGATCGGTGGCGTCGCCAGCGGTATCGCCTCCCGGTTGGGCATCGATCCGTTGATCGTGCGCGGTGTGTTCCTGGTGATCACGATCTTCGGCGGCTTCGGACTGCTCGTCTACGGGATCGCCTGGGCTCTCCTGCCGGAAGCCGCCGACGGCCGGATCCACTTGCAGGAGGCCATCCGTGGCCGGTTCGATGCGGCCCTCGTGGGCGCCGCCGTCTTCGCGGTGATCGGCCTGTCCCGGGTCGGGTTCTGGTGGGACGGCTGGGTGGGCATCCCGTTCATGGTCGGGATGATCGCCTTGGTCGCGCTGGCGGTGGTCGTGGTCACCGCGATCCGCAACTCCTCCACTTCCACTCCGCCAGGCGGCACACCCCCGCCCGGAGGCGGTACGCCGCCTGGGGGCGGCACTCCCCCGCCGACGGCGCAGCCCAGCTCGGGCGGGCATGTCCCCTTTCCGACGGCGCAGTCCGGCTCGGGCGGGCATGTCCCGTTCCCGACGGCGCACCCTCAGCAGAGCGGGTCCGCCGGGTTCACTACAGGGCCGGGCACGCAGACCCCTCAGATCACCTCGGGCGAGCCGGGCGGTCAGGCCGGTGCCGGCCCTTGGTCCGAGGCGCACGCCGGCGGGCCCTGGTCCGACGAACCGTCCGGCTCGGTGACCTCGACCGGCACTGCCAAGGCCGCCGAGCCGGACGGCGACGAGCGAGCGGCCGACGAGGACACCACGGCGGCCGCGGCAGGTACGGGCACCACCACGGAGTCGGAATCCGAGACCGATCCTGCCGGGAAGACCGAGGTCTCAGCAGATCCCGCCACGGCCCACCTGGCCACGGATGCCACGCCTACTGTCGCCTACCCAGGCGCCGCCACGGACGCCATGCCTCCTGCCTCCCACCCGGATGCCCCCACGGACGCTGCCTACAGCTCGACCACGCACGCGGATCAGACCTCCACCTGGCCCGGGCACAAGGATGCCGGTGGCGGGACTGCCTGGGCCACCGGTGCGAGCTCTGCGCCACCGGCCACGCCGCCACCCCCACCGGCCGGCGAGCCTCCGCCGCAGCCCCCCAAGCCGCGGCGGGGTCGACCTGGCCCGGGCAGCGTGCTGGTGCGGGTCACCTTCGGTCTGGCGCTGCTGGTGATCGCTGCCCTGGTGCTGGCCGCGCACTACTTCGAGTGGCAGACCAGCCCCTGGTTGGTGGCCCTCGGCGGCGGCCTAGTGATATTCGGGCTCGGCGCCACCCTGGCCGGACTCCTCGGGCGCCGGTCCGGCTCCCTCGGTGTGATCGGCACGCTGCTGGCCATCGTGCTGGTGCCGTGGGCGGTCAGTGAGCCGTGGCTCACCCAGTACAACATCACCGACTCCAGTAACTACGGCGACCGCTACTGGTCCCCGCAGAGCGCGGACGAGGCCGCAGACGGCTACAACCTGGCCGCCGGAACAGTCCAAGTCGACCTGAGCGACCTGGCCGACGAGCAGATCAGCTCCCCGATCGACATCGAGCTCGGCGCCGGAGAGGTCGACCTGCGGATCCCCGACGGTATGCCCGTGATCGTCGAGTCCACCCTGACGGGCGAGATGACCGTCATCAACCTCACCGAGTGGTCCGCCGAGTTGAACGGCGAGCCGGTCAACCTCAGCGAACGCACCGACCTCGGCTGGAACATGGGCAACTCGACCGAGTTGCTGCTCACCTCACCCGAAGCAGAGGAGAGCGACCCGATCACGGTGACCGTCGACGTCGGCTTCGGCGCCATCGAGGTGCGTGAGCTGCGATGA
- a CDS encoding EVE domain-containing protein has product MSEQRHWVIVASRDHARRGLAHGFVMANHGKRAPLARMSAGDGVLVYSPTTTYPRGEPLRAITILGEITGLEPEESEVIAGGFRRAAALREIEPLPLAAIRQHLPVSRLRFGFFELDAADAQAIRELAAQRPV; this is encoded by the coding sequence ATGAGCGAGCAACGGCACTGGGTGATCGTCGCCTCCCGTGACCATGCCCGGCGCGGCCTGGCCCACGGCTTCGTGATGGCCAACCACGGCAAGCGGGCACCGCTGGCACGGATGTCGGCCGGTGACGGCGTGCTCGTCTACTCCCCGACCACCACCTACCCGCGCGGTGAGCCGCTCCGGGCGATCACCATCCTCGGCGAGATCACCGGGCTCGAGCCGGAGGAGAGCGAGGTGATCGCGGGCGGGTTCCGCCGAGCGGCTGCACTCCGCGAGATCGAGCCACTACCGCTCGCGGCGATCCGCCAGCATCTGCCGGTCTCCCGCCTCCGGTTCGGCTTCTTCGAACTCGATGCCGCCGACGCTCAGGCCATCCGGGAGCTCGCAGCCCAACGGCCAGTCTGA
- a CDS encoding DUF3817 domain-containing protein codes for MSESDAPVSDAQEMKDRGAFTRYRVMAFVTGGMLLLLCLEMLLKYVVQVNGSGEPVLGSWIAFVHGWIYVVYAVTVFDLWSRMRWSFGRIVVLIAGGVIPVLSFVMEQKAQGWTETTLAARRGEAATER; via the coding sequence ATGAGTGAGAGCGACGCACCGGTCAGCGATGCCCAGGAGATGAAGGACCGGGGTGCCTTCACCCGCTACCGGGTGATGGCTTTCGTGACCGGCGGGATGCTGCTGCTGCTGTGCCTGGAGATGCTGCTGAAGTACGTGGTGCAGGTGAACGGCTCCGGTGAGCCGGTACTCGGCTCGTGGATCGCGTTCGTGCACGGCTGGATCTACGTGGTCTACGCGGTCACCGTGTTCGACCTGTGGAGCCGGATGCGGTGGAGCTTCGGTCGGATCGTGGTACTGATCGCCGGTGGGGTGATCCCCGTGCTGTCCTTCGTGATGGAGCAGAAAGCGCAGGGCTGGACCGAGACCACGCTCGCGGCCCGGCGTGGCGAGGCTGCTACCGAGCGCTGA
- a CDS encoding SURF1 family protein codes for MATGGGFSDWLRAGTRPRLLGILVILLAGAALCIRLGAWQLDRAQERGDQAAALEQAARVDGNPVPLGDVVAPQTSFTQNMVGSHVTVTGQYVPDQQFFIDAREHEGVEGYYLLSAFAVADADDAVLPVVRGWVSEPDPAYLEVPDGEVQLTGFVAGSEAATSGLDPGLPTGAEIGLISPAQLVNVWGGPMYSGQLRLQAQEPAPATGALPAIEPVGPPVIEDAGLNIRNLAYAAEWWIFGGFALFLWWRMVRDEVRHIRQERSAVATAA; via the coding sequence GTGGCGACTGGTGGTGGTTTCAGCGACTGGCTGCGGGCGGGCACCCGGCCCCGGCTGCTCGGGATCCTGGTGATCCTGCTCGCTGGTGCCGCACTGTGCATCCGGCTCGGTGCCTGGCAGCTGGACCGCGCCCAGGAGCGCGGCGACCAGGCCGCCGCGCTGGAGCAGGCCGCCCGGGTAGACGGCAACCCGGTACCGCTCGGGGACGTGGTCGCCCCCCAGACCAGCTTCACCCAGAACATGGTCGGCAGCCACGTCACGGTGACCGGGCAGTACGTCCCGGACCAGCAGTTCTTCATCGACGCCCGGGAGCACGAGGGCGTCGAGGGTTACTACCTGCTCAGCGCCTTCGCCGTGGCAGACGCCGATGACGCCGTGTTGCCGGTGGTCCGCGGCTGGGTCAGCGAACCCGATCCCGCGTACCTCGAGGTCCCCGACGGTGAGGTACAGCTGACCGGCTTCGTGGCAGGGTCCGAGGCGGCGACCTCCGGTCTGGATCCGGGTCTGCCGACCGGGGCGGAGATCGGGCTGATCAGCCCGGCGCAGCTGGTCAATGTCTGGGGCGGGCCGATGTACTCCGGGCAGTTGCGGCTGCAAGCCCAGGAGCCGGCGCCGGCTACCGGGGCACTGCCGGCGATCGAGCCGGTCGGTCCACCGGTGATCGAGGACGCCGGGCTGAACATCCGCAACCTCGCCTATGCCGCCGAATGGTGGATCTTCGGTGGCTTCGCGCTGTTCCTCTGGTGGCGGATGGTGCGCGACGAGGTACGGCACATCCGCCAGGAGCGCTCGGCAGTGGCGACGGCCGCCTGA
- the guaA gene encoding glutamine-hydrolyzing GMP synthase: MNHHAHPSPVLVVDFGAQYAQLIARRVREARVYSVIVPHTMPVADMLAKNPAAIILSGGPASVYAPGAPAVDPALFDSGVPVLGICYGFQAMASALGGVVAHTGAREYGGTSVSVDDAGTLLQGSPGGETVWMSHGDAVHAAPEGFEVLATSAASPVAAFEHAERRLFGMQWHPEVKHSERGQQALENFLYRGAGLAPQWTSGNVIADQVAAIQDRVGGARVICALSGGVDSSVAAALVQRAIGDQLTCVFVDHGLLRAGEVEQVETDFVAATGVQLKVVDARERFLSALAGVSDPETKRKIIGREFIRVFEDAARAVVAEAHQSAGSQAEEVRFLVQGTLYPDVVESGGGEGAANIKSHHNVGGLPDDLQFELIEPLRDLFKDEVRAVGLELGVPETIVWRQPFPGPGLGIRIVGEVTAERLETLRAADLIVREELTAAGLDREIWQCPVVLLADVRSVGVQGDGRTYGHPIVLRPVSSEDAMTADWSRLPYDLLARVSTRITNEVPEVNRVALDVTSKPPGTIEWE; this comes from the coding sequence GTGAATCACCACGCACATCCCAGCCCCGTCCTCGTCGTCGACTTCGGCGCGCAGTACGCGCAGCTGATCGCCCGGCGGGTGCGGGAGGCGCGGGTGTATTCCGTGATCGTCCCGCACACGATGCCGGTGGCGGACATGCTCGCGAAGAACCCGGCCGCGATCATCCTCTCCGGTGGGCCGGCCTCGGTCTACGCCCCGGGTGCCCCGGCGGTGGATCCGGCGCTGTTCGACTCCGGCGTCCCGGTGCTCGGCATCTGCTACGGCTTCCAGGCCATGGCCAGCGCCCTCGGTGGTGTGGTGGCGCACACGGGGGCCCGCGAGTACGGCGGCACCAGCGTGAGCGTGGATGACGCGGGCACGCTGCTGCAGGGCTCCCCAGGCGGAGAGACCGTGTGGATGTCCCACGGTGACGCGGTACACGCCGCCCCGGAAGGCTTCGAGGTGCTGGCCACCTCTGCGGCCTCTCCGGTGGCCGCGTTCGAGCACGCCGAGCGCCGCCTGTTCGGGATGCAGTGGCACCCGGAGGTCAAGCACTCCGAGCGCGGTCAGCAGGCTCTGGAGAATTTCCTCTACCGCGGCGCCGGCCTGGCCCCACAGTGGACCTCAGGCAACGTGATCGCCGACCAGGTGGCCGCGATCCAGGACCGGGTCGGTGGCGCCCGGGTGATCTGCGCACTCTCCGGTGGGGTGGACTCCTCGGTCGCTGCCGCACTGGTGCAGCGCGCCATCGGTGACCAGCTCACCTGCGTGTTCGTGGACCACGGTCTGCTCCGCGCCGGTGAGGTGGAGCAGGTGGAGACCGACTTCGTCGCCGCCACCGGGGTGCAGCTGAAGGTGGTCGACGCCCGGGAGCGGTTCCTGTCCGCACTGGCTGGGGTGAGCGACCCGGAGACCAAACGCAAGATCATCGGCCGAGAGTTCATCCGGGTCTTTGAGGACGCTGCGCGTGCTGTGGTGGCCGAGGCGCACCAGAGCGCCGGCAGCCAGGCCGAGGAGGTCCGGTTCCTGGTGCAGGGCACGCTCTACCCGGACGTGGTGGAGTCCGGCGGCGGCGAAGGTGCGGCGAACATCAAGTCCCACCACAACGTCGGCGGTCTGCCGGACGACCTGCAGTTCGAGCTGATCGAACCGTTGCGGGACCTGTTCAAGGACGAGGTGCGCGCGGTCGGCCTCGAACTCGGCGTGCCGGAGACCATCGTCTGGCGTCAGCCGTTCCCCGGGCCCGGCCTGGGCATCCGGATCGTCGGTGAGGTGACCGCTGAGCGGCTGGAGACCCTCCGCGCCGCGGACCTGATCGTCCGAGAGGAGCTCACCGCAGCGGGCCTGGACCGGGAGATCTGGCAGTGCCCGGTCGTGCTGCTCGCCGATGTGCGCTCAGTGGGCGTGCAGGGCGACGGCCGCACCTACGGTCACCCGATCGTGCTCCGACCGGTCTCCTCCGAGGACGCGATGACCGCGGACTGGAGCCGGCTGCCCTACGACCTGCTCGCCCGCGTCTCCACCCGGATCACCAACGAGGTGCCCGAGGTGAACCGCGTGGCGCTGGACGTGACCAGCAAGCCGCCCGGCACCATCGAGTGGGAGTGA
- a CDS encoding glycosyltransferase family 4 protein produces MRITHVTDSYLPRLGGIEAQVHGLAIRQARAGHEVHVLTTTPREPGDHGQSTEHDGPLTVHRLAARLPMNLPVHPRGPQHFDALLARLRPDVAHLHSGIVAPVTQAMFGTLVRHRVPTVFTQHSVIGRYQGAFAALDRLTGWSRWPVLWTSVSEMAASPLRRVVGDRGQVWVLNNGVDLTEWQVPRTERTGRADTRVHAVAATRFMPRKRVLPMLHSCAAAVQQLPTDSLRVTIAGDGPQRAAATRFVERSGLDETVLFPGRLTREQLQDLYGQADIFLAPGVADSFSIGVLEAQAAGLAILCRSQSGAAERIEPEVSGLLAADDESFTAALVRLVREPDLLAAITDHNQAVPPTSGWPQVLAQVEAAYAEAIRITART; encoded by the coding sequence GTGCGCATCACCCACGTCACCGACTCCTACCTGCCCCGGCTGGGCGGGATCGAGGCTCAGGTGCACGGACTGGCGATCCGCCAGGCGCGGGCAGGGCACGAGGTGCACGTCCTCACCACCACCCCCCGCGAACCGGGCGATCACGGCCAGAGCACTGAGCACGACGGTCCGCTGACCGTGCACCGCCTCGCCGCGCGGCTGCCGATGAACCTACCGGTGCACCCGCGCGGACCCCAGCACTTCGACGCGCTACTCGCCCGGCTGCGTCCGGACGTGGCGCACCTGCACTCGGGCATCGTCGCCCCGGTCACCCAGGCGATGTTCGGCACTCTGGTCCGCCACCGGGTGCCCACCGTCTTCACCCAGCACAGTGTGATCGGCCGCTACCAGGGTGCCTTTGCCGCCCTGGACCGCCTGACCGGCTGGTCCCGCTGGCCGGTGCTGTGGACGTCGGTCAGCGAGATGGCCGCGTCCCCGCTGCGGCGCGTGGTCGGCGACCGGGGCCAGGTGTGGGTGCTGAACAACGGGGTGGACCTGACCGAGTGGCAGGTACCGCGCACCGAGCGCACCGGCCGCGCCGACACCCGGGTGCACGCGGTGGCCGCGACCCGGTTCATGCCCCGCAAACGCGTGCTGCCGATGCTGCACAGCTGCGCCGCCGCGGTCCAGCAGCTGCCCACCGACAGCCTGCGCGTGACCATCGCCGGCGACGGCCCCCAACGGGCTGCCGCCACCCGATTCGTGGAGCGCAGCGGTCTGGATGAGACGGTCCTTTTCCCGGGCCGGCTGACCCGGGAACAGCTGCAGGACCTGTACGGCCAGGCGGACATCTTCCTCGCGCCCGGCGTGGCCGACTCGTTCTCGATCGGCGTGCTGGAGGCACAGGCCGCCGGCCTGGCCATCCTGTGCCGGTCCCAGTCCGGTGCCGCCGAGCGGATCGAGCCTGAGGTCAGCGGTCTGCTCGCCGCAGATGACGAGTCGTTCACGGCCGCGCTGGTGCGCCTGGTCCGCGAACCGGACCTACTGGCCGCGATCACCGACCACAACCAGGCGGTTCCGCCGACTTCCGGATGGCCACAGGTGCTGGCCCAGGTGGAGGCGGCCTACGCTGAGGCGATCCGGATCACTGCCCGCACCTGA